A region of Erigeron canadensis isolate Cc75 unplaced genomic scaffold, C_canadensis_v1 Conyza_canadensis_unscaffolded:60, whole genome shotgun sequence DNA encodes the following proteins:
- the LOC122584620 gene encoding ATP synthase subunit a, chloroplastic produces MNVLSCSINTLNGLYDLSGVEVGQHFYWKIGGFQVHGQVLITSWVVIAILLGSAALAVRNPQTIPTGGQNFFEYVLEFIRDVSKTQIGEEYGPWVPFIGTMFLFIFVSNWAGALLPWKIIQLPHGELAAPTNDINTTVALALLTSVAYFYAGLTKKGLGYFGKYIQPTPILLPINILEDFTKPLSLSFRLFGNILADELVVVVLVSLVPSVVPIPVMFLGLFTSGIQALIFATLAAAYIGESMEGHH; encoded by the coding sequence ATGAATGTTCTATCATGTTCCATCAACACACTAAATGGGTTATATGATCTATCCGGTGTGGAAGTAGGCCAACATTTTTATTGGAAAATCGGAGGTTTCCAAGTCCACGGCCAAGTACTTATTACTTCTTGGGTTGTAATTGCTATCTTATTAGGTTCAGCCGCTCTAGCCGTTCGGAACCCACAAACCATTCCGACCGGCGGTCAGAATTTCTTCGAATATGTCCTTGAATTTATTCGAGATGTGAGTAAAACTCAAATTGGAGAAGAATATGGTCCTTGGGTTCCTTTTATTGGAACTatgtttctatttatttttgtttctaattGGGCAGGCGCCCTTTTACCGTGGAAAATCATACAATTACCTCATGGGGAATTAGCCGCACCGACTAATGATATAAATACTACAGTTGCTTTGGCTTTACTCACGTCAGTGGCATATTTCTATGCGGGTCTTACCAAAAAAGGATTAGGTTATTTCGGGAAATATATTCAACCAACTCCAATTCTTTTACCTATTAACATCTTAGAAGATTTCACAAAGCCCCTATCACTTAGTTTTCGACTTTTCGGAAATATATTAGCCGATGAATTAGTAgttgttgttcttgtttctTTAGTACCTTCAGTGGTTCCGATCCCTGTTATGTTCCTTGGATTATTTACAAGTGGTATTCAAGCTCTTATTTTTGCAACTTTAGCCGCGGCTTATATAGGTGAATCCATGGAGGGCCACCATTGA
- the LOC122584621 gene encoding 30S ribosomal protein S2, chloroplastic, translating to MTRRYWNINLEEMMEAGVHFGHGTRKWNPKMAPYISAKRKGIHITNLTKTARFLSEACDLVFDAASRGKQFLIVGTKNKEADSVSCAAIRARCHYVNKKWLGGMLTNWSTTETRLHKFRDLRTEQKTGGLSRLPKRDAAMLKRQLSHLQTYLGGIKYMTGLPDIVIIVDQHEEYTALQECITLGIPTICLIDTNCDPDLADISIPANDDAISSIRLILNKLVFAICEGRSGYMRNP from the coding sequence ATGACAAGAAGATATTGGAACATTAATTTAGAAGAGATGATGGAAGCAGGAGTTCATTTTGGCCATGGTACTAGGAAATGGAATCCTAAAATGGCACCTTATATCTCTGCAAAACGTAAAGGTATTCATATTACAAATCTTACTAAAACTGCTCGTTTTTTATCAGAAGCTTGTGATTTGGTTTTTGATGCCGCAAGTAGAGGAAAACAATTCTTAATTGTTGGCACTAAAAATAAAGAAGCTGATTCAGTATCATGCGCTGCCATAAGGGCTCGGTGTCATTATGTTAATAAAAAATGGCTCGGTGGTATGTTAACGAATTGGTCCACTACAGAAACGAGACTTCATAAGTTTAGAGACTTGAGAACCGAACAAAAAACAGGGGGGCTCAGCCGTCTTCCGAAAAGAGATGCGGCTATGTTGAAAAGACAATTATCTCATTTGCAAACATATCTGGGCGGGATTAAATATATGACAGGGTTACCCGATATTGTAATCATCGTTGATCAGCACGAAGAATATACGGCCCTTCAAGAATGTATCACGTTGGGAATTCCAACAATTTGTTTAATCGATACAAATTGTGACCCCGATCTCGCAGATATTTCGATTCCAGCGAATGATGACGCTATATCTTCAATCCGATTAATTCTTAACAAATTAGTATTTGCTATTTGTGAGGGCCGTTCTGGCTATATGAGAAATCCGtga